A section of the Triticum dicoccoides isolate Atlit2015 ecotype Zavitan chromosome 7A, WEW_v2.0, whole genome shotgun sequence genome encodes:
- the LOC119328720 gene encoding LRR receptor-like serine/threonine-protein kinase SIK1: protein MAPSSLRRWAATVVLLVVVLNLGLAAAEGAEGGGDGAALMAVKAGFGNAANALADWDGGRDHCAWRGVACDANSFAVLSLNLSNLNLGGEISPAIGELKALQFVDLKGNRLTGQIPDEIGDCVSLKYLDLSFNLLYGDIPFSISKLKQLEDLILKNNQLTGPIPSTLSQIPNLKILDLAQNQLTGDIPRLIYWNEVLQYLGLRGNSLTGTLSPDMCQLTGLWYFDVRGNNLTGTIPQSIGNCTSFEILDISYNKISGEIPYNIGFLQVATLSLQGNRLTGKIPEVIGLMQALAVLDLSENELVGAIPPILGNLSYTGKLYLHGNKLTGEVPPELGNMTKLSYLQLNDNELVGTIPAELGKLEELFELNLANNNLEGPIPTNISSCTALNKFNVYGNRLNGSIPAGFQNLESLTNLNLSSNNFKGHIPSELGHIINLDTLDLSYNEFSGPVPATIGDLEHLLQLNLSKNHLSGSVPAEFGNLRSIQVIDLSNNAISGYLPEELGQLQNLDSLILNNNTLVGEIPAQLANCFSLNILNLSYNNFSGHVPFAKNFSKFPVESFLGNPMLSVHCKDSSCGNSHGSKVNTRTAIACIISGFVILLCVLLLAIYKTKRPQPPIKASDKPVQGPPKIVLLQMDMAIHTYDDIMRLTENLSEKYIIGYGASSTVYKCVLKSGKAIAVKRLYSQCNHGAREFETELETVGSIRHRNLVSLHGFSLSPNGNLLFYDYMENGSLWDLLHGPSKKVKLDWDTRLRIAVGAAQGLAYLHHDCNLRIVHRDVKSSNILLDEHFEAHLSDFGIAKCVPAAKTHASTYVLGTIGYIDPEYARTSRLNEKSDVYSFGIVLLELLTGMKAVDNDSNLHQLIMSRADDNTVMEAVDSEVSVTCTDMGLVRKAFQLALLCTKRHPIDRPTMHEVARVLLSLMPAPAAAKPSSYAATDASKKVDYTRYLAAAAAPNTEHDMGGDNSSPDEQWFVRFGEVISKHTM from the exons ATGGCGCCGTCGTCGTTGCGGCGGTGGGCGGCGACTGTGGTGCTACTGGTGGTGGTTCTTAATcttgggctggcggcggcggagggggcgGAAGGGGGAGGGGACGGGGCGGCGCTGATGGCCGTCAAGGCGGGATTCGGCAACGCCGCCAACGCGCTCGCCGACTGGGACGGCGGCCGCGACCACTGCGCCTGGCGGGGCGTCGCCTGCGACGCCAACTCCTTCGCCGTCCTCTCCCT GAACCTGTCAAATCTGAACCTGGGCGGAGAGATCTCGCCGGCGATAGGGGAGCTCAAGGCCCTACAGTTCGT GGATCTCAAGGGGAACAGGCTCACAGGCCAAATCCCAGACGAGATTGGGGACTGCGTCTCCTTAAAATACCT GGATTTGTCCTTCAACCTGCTGTATGGAGACATCCCCTTCTCCATCTCCAAGCTCAAGCAACTCGAGGATTT GATTCTGAAGAACAACCAGCTCACGGGTCCCATTCCTTCCACATTGTCCCAGATTCCAAATCTCAAGATCCT GGATCTGGCGCAGAACCAGCTCACAGGCGACATCCCAAGGCTCATCTACTGGAATGAAGTTCTGCAATACCT AGGCTTGAGGGGTAACTCACTGACTGGAACCTTGTCACCTGACATGTGCCAACTCACTGGCCTGTGGTACTT TGATGTGAGGGGCAACAATCTAACAGGAACAATTCCACAGAGCATAGGGAACTGCACTAGCTTTGAGATTCT GGACATTTCATATAACAAAATCTCTGGAGAAATACCTTACAACATAGGTTTCCTTCAAGTAGCTACACT GTCACTTCAAGGAAATAGACTGACTGGGAAAATTCCAGAAGTGATTGGCCTCATGCAAGCTCTTGCTGTTCT TGATCTGAGCGAAAACGAACTAGTAGGGGCCATTCCTCCGATACTCGGCAACCTGTCCTACACTGGCAAACT ATATTTGCATGGCAATAAACTTACTGGTGAAGTACCCCCGGAACTTGGGAACATGACTAAACTTAGCTACCT GCAACTGAATGACAATGAATTAGTGGGCACAATTCCAGCTGAGCTTGGGAAACTTGAAGAGCTATTCGAATT AAATCTTGCCAACAACAATCTTGAGGGTCCTATTCCTACAAACATCAGTTCTTGCACTGCACTAAACAAATT CAATGTTTACGGCAATAGATTGAACGGTTCTATCCCTGCTGGTTTCCAGAATTTGGAGAGTTTGACTAACTT GAACCTATCCTCGAACAATTTTAAAGGCCATATCCCATCTGAACTTGGTCATATCATCAATTTGGACACACT GGATCTTTCCTACAATGAATTCTCCGGGCCAGTTCCTGCTACTATTGGTGATCttgagcatcttcttcaact AAATTTGAGCAAAAACCATCTTAGTGGGTCTGTGCCTGCTGAGTTCGGAAACTTGAGAAGCATCCAAGTAAT TGATTTATCCAACAACGCCATTTCTGGTTATCTCCCTGAAGAACTAGGCCAACTTCAGAACCTTGATAGTTT GATTCTTAACAACAATACTTTGGTTGGGGAGATCCCTGCTCAGTTGGCTAACTGCTTCAGCTTAAACATCTT GAACTTGTCATATAACAACTTTTCTGGACATGTCCCATTCGCTAAGAACTTCTCAAAGTTCCCCGTGGAAAG CTTCTTGGGAAATCCGATGCTGAGCGTTCACTGCAAAGACTCCAGCTGTGGCAACTCTCATGGATCAAAAG TGAATACTCGGACAGCGATTGCTTGCATCATCTCGGGCTTCGTCATATTGCTCTGTGTTCTGCTATTGGCAATATATAAAACAAAGCGACCACAGCCACCTATCAAAGCATCTGATAAACCAGTGCAAG GACCTCCAAAGATAGTACTCCTCCAAATGGACATGGCTATCCATACCTATGATGATATTATGAGGCTGACAGAGAATTTGAGCGAGAAATACATCATTGGCTACGGCGCTTCAAGTACTGTGTATAAATGTGTGCTCAAGAGTGGCAAGGCCATTGCTGTGAAGCGGCTCTACAGTCAATGCAACCATGGCGCCCGGGAGTTTGAGACAGAGCTGGAGACGGTCGGTAGCATCCGGCACAGGAATCTTGTCAGCCTTCATGGCTTCTCACTCTCTCCCAATGGAAACCTGCTCTTCTACGATTACATGGAAAACGGTTCCTTGTGGGATCTTCTCCATG GTCCATCAAAGAAAGTGAAGCTTGACTGGGACACCCGACTGAGGATCGCGGTCGGCGCGGCACAAGGGCTGGCCTATCTGCACCATGACTGCAATCTGCGGATAGTCCACAGGGACGTCAAGTCCTCCAACATCCTGCTCGACGAGCACTTTGAAGCGCATCTCTCGGACTTCGGCATCGCCAAATGCGTCCCGGCAGCCAAGACCCATGCGTCCACATATGTGCTAGGAACCATCGGCTACATCGATCCAGAGTACGCCCGGACGTCGAGGTTGAACGAGAAGTCCGATGTGTACAGCTTCGGTATCGTTCTTCTGGAGTTGCTCACCGGGATGAAGGCTGTCGACAACGATTCCAACTTGCATCAGTTG ATAATGTCGAGAGCCGACGACAACACGGTGATGGAGGCGGTGGACTCGGAGGTGTCGGTGACGTGCACGGACATGGGGCTGGTCCGGAAGGCGTTCCAGCTGGCCCTGCTGTGCACCAAGCGGCACCCCATCGACCGGCCGACGATGCACGAGGTGGCGCGGGTGCTGCTCTCGCTGATGCCGGCCCCCGCCGCCGCGAAGCCCTCCTCCTACGCGGCGACGGACGCCTCCAAGAAGGTGGACTACACGCGgtacctggcggcggcggcggcccccaACACGGAGCACGACATGGGCGGCGACAACAGCTCCCCCGACGAGCAGTGGTTCGTGCGGTTCGGCGAGGTCATCTCCAAGCACACCATGTGA